Genomic DNA from Stigmatopora nigra isolate UIUO_SnigA chromosome 17, RoL_Snig_1.1, whole genome shotgun sequence:
AGCCAATATCAGTTGCATATGTTACcatggtcatgttttttttttttctggtcatgTTCAGGtacaaaaaagtgaaatttgTAGAAAGCTGATGTTTACCACAACTTTGCATAATTCATTtatcaaatacatacatattgaGAAAATGTTTCAGGCCTTAGAGGATGGTGTTAGGCCATAAGAATGACTTGAAAATGACTTTAACTTTGCAATAACTAAATGTGGGAGGTATCTTCAATCATGACTTCAATTTTGAAAACTCAgaatagttttaaatgaaaggGGGGGCTTATTTTCACTCATTTGTTTAGttgataattaaaataattgaacatCACATTAAGAAATTGACTTTGACTTCTTAATAGGATTTCTGTTTTTacttatattttcaaaaatgagCCAATCGAGACTACTTAAAAGTTCTAATTTGCATCCCTCCCATGATCAATTCTAATCCCCAAACAGCAGACAAACCATTGGAGACGATCTAATTCCGAGGCTGCCGTtatatttctttaatttttaacCCCCTTTAGCATTCTCACTGCTAATAAAGTGTCaataaaaaacactttcagCATGATTCATTGCTCCTCCGGAGACTTGCTTTGACGATACACGGCGACAGCCACTGTGCTAAACAAGTCTCCATCGGGGGCAGTGTGAGAGTGTCTCTAAAATGAGCATACATACTCCGAGGCAGGACCATCACCACACCATCTGTCGTTACTCCACGGGAACATAACCAGCATCATTTATTGCACATATGATTACTGGttggcatctttttttttctctttcaaataAGCCATCTGCTCAGGAGAGGTGAGAAGGGATTTGTGAAACGGAAGAACATAttgattctttaaaaaaaaaaaatgtaaaagacgGTCATCCTTTTCTTAGTCTTTGGCGGTGCTTGAATTGCAAACGTGTTAATTCAGAGGCTGATATCAGCAGCATCATAACTCATTATGATAAACACTGATAGTGTTTGTACTCCCTGTGGAGAATCAAAGCCCTTATGAGCTTTTACAGTCTGTTTGGGAAATGTAAAGTCACCTGAATATGGGTGTTGTACTTCATACTAGTGTCATATAATCTAGTTTTAAGAATATAAGATTGTAAAGACCTGAAGacaatatatggaaaataataacCATGCATTGATTTTTAGCTAATGGGATTATTACAATTAAATATTAACAggtcttaacaaaaaaaatcaataggatATTGCTgcaaattctgaaaaaaaataggaaaattgaCCGGATTGGACATGAGTTGACATGATTATTATAACAGCAATAATGTTAAACTTTTGACAAAGCCATATTATTTCAGATAATGTCATATATCACTTGTCAAAATTGTCAAAGACAATCTACCATCCCAATTATACGACTGCTATTACTAATGATTACAGCAAATTTCCAATTATTCGCCTTATATTTGTGCAATTCATACATTTATGCAATTGGTTACTTTAAATTGAACTCTCTgactttttgtgacaaagattGGCAGAGGAATAATTTGAATAGCTCTATCAGTGACATTACCAATCCAGTCAATTTTACTCTCTTATTTTATGCTGCTTCATCTCACAGAAGTGTACTTAATGTGCTGATCCATTAGCTAGCCCCCACATTCCGATGTCTTATTAGCATTTTTGAGATGGCATCTTCAGCCTTGTGCATTATGTATAGCCCACATCTCAGTGATATCCACCCTCTGGGTTCCTTCACTGTatattctttgtatttttaatgctCTCTCCAAGAATCTCATTTTCTCGCCAGGACTCATTTAGGCGTCACGATTCACATTGCACATTCCGGTATGGCTCTAACATCGACTTCGTAAATTGGTACTGTGGCTCCGGGGTTTTGAATTTGATGACTGACTTTGGACTTTTGGGTGATGAGGTGAGGCTAACTTCCTTaccttttaaattattttctttggagcagggtttttttttaaagaatcgcTGTTCAAGGGTATTCTGTCTAATGATTCAGGGGTTATCTCATCGGTGGATAATGATTACTTTGAATATTGTGTTTTGAAAGTGAAACAATCATTGTGTAGAAACGCAATGGGGAAAGTTTTGCGAGAAAACCCGCTCATAGTAACTTGAGCATCTAACAGTTCTTGTCCTACTTTGTCCTACTCTATTAGTATTCAAGTCACTCGACTTTTTTCTAAGCTCACGGAAGTCATCAATGGGATCTGTTCCTAAATATATGGCTAAAATGATCAATGAACTTGGTGTGATGACCTCTGGTGGAttacaaaaactattttaaatggaaaaacttgCAGTCTGGATTCTAACTGTATCTTAACTGCAAATCATTGAACACAATCCACATTGACAGAAGTCCCAGAATACCTACATAATTGGCAGAAATACAACTTGCAAATGCCCCCATTGCCATGTTGAGGGAGTGTAAAATGTCAATTTCCAATAGTAAGATGGCAAATGTGTGATGAAAAGCGTAAAATAACACTTTACATGAATTATAAATGTGAGTTCTTGCAAAATAGTCATTATTTGCCACAAAGGATGCTTATTTGTGTGCCTAATTTTTCATTTAGAAAGCGAGATGGGCATCttggtgtttatttattttttattatagtatatatagtaattgctgctcaaaaacaacaatacataGTAATAAATTGACACATTTGGGAATGTTTGTCATTGGTGCACTTGTATACTCAGTTTTCATTGGCCAGTTATGCGTCAATAATGATTGACGAATCCACAAACACAAAAGTAACATCACTCTCCAAttctgcagcaaaaaaaaaacggacattAAGAGGTCAATAATCTCAtcaaaatgcattattttaattgaaatccTTATTTTCAAACCATTTTTCAGAACCCATAGCACCACCTGTGTCTCTATATAATGATTGACATGACCACCGACAACTGATCAATTACATGTagactgtttaataactaaaaaGAGTTATTGTCAGGTCTAATTTAAAGTGCCCCTATAGTTTTATTCCCCTATTTGTCAAAATGAACAATTACAACAAAGATCAAAATCCACGAGTGATATAGCTAATAACTTGCCATGTAACTCTATGTTTCGGTCTGCCACATCTGCGCCGCTGAGTGACGTGCTAATGAGGTTCACGCGTGCCCTGTCCCATTTCCTCCTATCATCTCACTCAAGACATTTTGACAGCAGGCAATTAGGGGTGAACAAACACAGCGGCAAAGACCCGGGCAGATTTTGGATTGATCTGTTTCCGAGTGTTTGGTAGGGTGAGATTTTGATTGGCAAGCTTGAGGAAATTAAGCTTGGCCCACACAAATTCAAACCCTCATCTTGACTTTTTAGGAGGTTTGAGTCACAAAACCGTTGGGAAATATACAGTTTACTCAATTGGTCAATTTTTCCATGTGGTAAACACAAGgaattttaaatttaatgtaATCATTTAGTTTAAAAGAATCCACAATTTATGTTATCCACTGTAGGTTGAGATGCAGGACTACGATAAGACATCACAATCAACAATTGAGCCAATTGGCAAGTTCCCAAGTGCATCATGAAACTGTGTTCTGTATTCTTGACCCTTTATAAGGCAAGTGACATTTTTGGTTATCACAAACAAAGCATCAAAAGAATCTTTAGCCATAAATACTTATAAAAcaatcacattttgggtcacactattaatattgtggcctacaTAAATCAAATTGTTGTTCCATCTAGACCTAGAGGAATAGAACTTGAGTGTCCTGGGGATGagcgtggattttttttatatatacacatatataaacataatttgtagtactaaaaaaaagtaaatgaaattAGTGCATTTTCGAGCTTGGTAACCGTCAAAAATCTTTCCAAATCTTACCCTGGTTgctatggtcatttttttttctgcagtcaCGTGAAACTGCTAACAAAGAGCACTTCTAGCGTTCATCATGCTTCCGTTTAATTACAGTATGACGTTAACGTGCTGAGTGCAGTTCTCTCTCGCCCCTTCTTGATCAAGCCGCACTCAATATCACCTTGGGGATGCGGTGCGAGCGGAGGTGGCTTGTATTGGCTTGATGTACGACTCTCCTGCATGGATTGTGACTGCCTTATCGCTCAATCACTCAGCAAGATGGAGACCCACACTCTGACGGCTGACAGACTATAATGACTCCCCCCGCAGCCCCCTCAATTCCCAACATTCCCTACATAAACCACAAATACACAACCTGGACTTGAGTGCGAGGCCTTCAATGTAATCGAAGTTGTAGCTACTCACTGTATCGTTGCTGCAAAATAAGAATGGCAGAATGGGCCTTCAATTTCACGCATGAATCCTACTCACAGATTCAATGCGGGGGTCTTATACTACACAATATTAACTTGATTAAATTCCCCTACAGATTCTAATTTAAAGCCTCATAGAGTGATCTTCGGACCATTTGTTGTCTTGCATTTATGAATTTGTCtagatgagatttttttgggCAAATCTACTATAGTAATGTATCTGGTATTttctaatatgaaaaaaaaaactaaacttttAGCCTCTTTTGTATCTAATCACATTAATGTGTCATCTTATAGTACTGCTTTGTTACCACTAGGTTGAATTGAGGGGAGGAGCTTTATTTATACAAGATGTAGCTTTGTAGGAAGTAAATTTAATCACTTTACTTCCATCTTGTGGTTTCTTTAGGCTATTACAAACATGTATGAGTGGGTGTCAATTACTTTATTCACTGCAGGGGAGTTGCTATACCAAATGAAGAGTGGTGGTTCAGTATACTGCACCATAATGAAAGGAAAGGATTTTGAATATGTAAGCACAGATGGTTCCTAAATTAAGCACAttgaatttgaatgaataacCCGAATGAGTTAGAATCTATTTCACTACTAAATCACATCTAAACAGGAGTGTGTAGACcagtggtgtccaaactatggcccgctaCACTGCTGTTGTTTTATGAAAGTTATGAAAATGTCTTGAATGTGGCTTGCAAAATAATCCTCAGTTACCCGTTGTTTCATTTCTCAGATTTAACATGAGatggtattattttttttaaaagaactaGTTTATGAAGTAATCAAACTTTCCTAACACTGctcctaaaatgtttttttctccatttttgcgCTGTTTCATATTGTTTAATCGTTTAATAACCAAGTTTTGTTGTTAAAATATTAATCACACTTTTCTTATTTTGATATACTTGATTGAACTCACTCCAGCCAACGATCCTTTGTTTcgaatttcattttctgatacTGTTTTTGTTTACCAGTTTATTTAACTTATGTTTATCATGTTCTAATCTTTTTACCTTTACCGAGTTTGAGATTTATTACTTTTTCCCCCACTTCCTTTTTGCCCAATGGGTTTATCTTTGACATATCATGTAATTCTTTGCTTACTGAATCTGTTTATCGTTTTAAAAAGAGTAAATTTATCGCATGTCACGGttatatttccaaaaatatacacacacaggaaAAACATTGTGAATTTTTATCAACTCCCGCCAGGGCTTTTGGCATCTGCCATCttgataatcatttttttttccatttcaatctACTCTTCTCAGATCTTTAGATCTTGAATGAACCGGGAGTCCTTGGACAGTGTAATTGAAGAGTGGCTGCATGACCTTAATTTAAGATCAATATCTCTCCTTATGTTTACCCAGGAGGTCACATGGTGGGCAAAACAGTTGGCGAAGTCGTTATACTTCTGTTGGGGAAAGATttcatggagagaaaaaaaagtgcaacaagTCTACATGGAGTACAAATGTGAGTTCTTCATCTACTATAATCAGACCTTATGCTATGTATTGCTTTTGATACAGTGTCTAGTGCTGCCAATGCAGTTAATAAGTTAAAATAGCAAAATTTCTGAGCTAAAAATTTTCATGTATGGGGAAAATAagtgccacattgactttaataatttgacagatgggccgggtcaggacaagatacgatacatataaaaaactgcatccgttaaaagtacatatgaaacataaaatgaaaagaatgactaaagtattaacataatcatcactcatcattaaagtaaaatgattaaagtacaaggtaaagtaaaaatgaatgtattaagaaatattaaaatgtaattttaaaaaagaaagagaggctgtaaaacacaaaaacaaataagagtcaGGATTCATGAGCAGGCATTTCCTTTAATGCATAGAAATCATATTATATCTTTAAAGCCTGCCCTATTTTGCCTGATAATGTCAAAATACCAGCAGTGTCCTTGTTAGTAGGCTCGACAGAAGCAACTGCTGTAAATTCGACAAGTCGTACGTGTCGAAGCTAAGTTATTCATGAGTGTACCCTGttttacattttagtcattcgATACACAGAGATGCTGTGCCAACTTCGTCGAGTGGCTCAACACCACCCATCCGTGAAGGGAGCAGAACCGGCATGTTCATCCCTTGGGGCAACTACCCATTCCCCTGGAGCCAGGGCTCTACTATCAAGGCCCACCTAGGCTCTCCAACCAGCCCCCAGGAAgcatgattttttatttttttgtattatttacctCTTTGGGGTTGACTAAGCCTGCAGACATTTTGAACATATGACTTCAAAAAGTACACACAGCACTGGCATGTCATTTCTTAATACTTAATAAGTATAAGTAAAACAGATAATTTCATTTTAGTGTCGATATCGTCGCAACACAAATTATAAATaggttatgaaaaaaatgtctatctAAACTTTTTCAGTATCTGTTAGGTtgcacatttataaaaaaaaatgtctgacgaTATAGCTGAACTGTTGtaagaaacattttttccatccatttttatttgaacttaGGATATCTGTCTGCATTCTGTGCTATTCTGAGGTATCCGGCATTTGGGGGGCTAGTGGGGTGAGGCATTTCAAATCCCACCGTTAAATCTCCAACTGATGTCTGCCATTCCCTTTGGACTCCGGTGAGTGGCTGCCCTTCACTGTACGCATGGTTGGATTGGTGTGTTTTGCAGAGATCTCTGTGGTGTGTTTGTTTATATCTGTGTGACGAGGTGTACAGAGGGCCAGACTTTAATCCGTCAGATAACACCCGGAATGACTGCGAGCAGCCCAACAATCTGCTCAGAGCTGACACGGGTTAGCTACTGAGACAGCGGTTGTATTTCACCCGTGGATCTGGAGCGAGACCGACTTTAGTAACCTGCTAAAATAGGGCTCAAAGCTCATAGCAATGATGCGAACTCAAGTTAAAAAGGCCTAAAAGGTCAGCTATCAAGATTTTTTGTTATCCCCTTGACAAGGAGGTGTTAAGTGTCCCAACACAAGTGAGTGGCTTTCTCTTGGGAACATGACCATTAATAAAATGAACATCacaggggggggaaaaaaacaatgcttgTTAGTTGAGATGGATTGGACGGCCATAGCCGTCAATGGTATCCAATGAgtcaaaacatgaaaatatgtgcaTGTTTAAAATAGACATGAATTATAAACATAACGTACATTTTTCCCCAATTAACATGCTCTATTTAACTAATGGAATTGACAGGATTTCATGTTGGCCCTTGCATAAGTTTGAGAATATTTTCTTAACCACTTCTCCTCACAatgatcgcagggggtgctgaaccCTATTCCAAGGAAGAAAGCCTAAACTGGTCATTAgccaagagacaaacaaccatttatatTCCCACTCATACATGGGggtaatttaaaatgttcaacaagcctacccTGCACATTTTTGGGTTGCTTAAAGAAACCacagtacccgtagaaaacccacacaagcccgtaTATTttcttgagtggttagcacgtcggcctcacagctctggagtcgtgggttcaaatccaggtcggtggagttcgcatgttctgtcttggcctgtgtgggttttctatgggtgctCTGGTCttttcccacatttcaaaaaatgtgcattgtaggctgattggacacactaaattacccctagatttgagtgtgagtgtgaatggttgtccatctactcatgacctgtgattggctggcccaaagtcagtcaggataggctccagcacccctgcgaccttagcgtggataaagcggttcagaaaatgaatgaatgaatgaataaaattaaataaaaactgttGAATTTTACTTGGAAGTTAGCACATCACAAAGTTCTTCTAAATATAAACTTCAGCACAGAACCTAATAAGAACAAATGTTTGTATTAAGTAAAAATGAAATGGGCTAATATGCCAGTAATGCTCTTGAATTGTTCTAATGGAATGAATCTTCCAGGAGGCGCATTGCACACAACTGTGTAAACAGTTTAATCAAGAGCATGTTTGAAGAATTACAGCTGGCGACGGCTCTGTCTGTTCCAATACTTCTTTTCCTTGATTAGAACAGACATCCATCTTTGgtgctctttttctttttgccctTTTCCCACTTTTCACTCCCCCTTTTATCTTGCCCACTTGTCCCAGAGCTAGAAACTAGTAACTATTTGATAACATTTAAATCCAACCACCAGGTAATGTGAAGTTCGCCACCAAATGGAACCATTTTtgcgagaaaaaagccttactatttattatcatttatgcATGAAAAAAACCTTAtgttattccatttactgaactACATAGTGTCATGATAAGTCTGACGacagcaggatttgaaccccagtctcccacatgaaagtcaggtgagttaacctctacgtcACAAAGTGGCTTCCCATTttcttgtcattattggaaattcttgactacaaatatatagaaagaactgagggaaaatatttcccaactgggattcgaaccccagcctcccacatgggagtcaggtgagttaacctctacaccacaatttGGTTACACTGCACTCTGTCATTATTGTAAAATGTTGTctacacaaatatatagaaatcattaatggaaaatatttccCAACCAGGATTAGAACCCTAGTCTCCCACATGAAAGTcaagtgaacaaacctctgcgccacaaattggctacactttcctttgtcattattggaaattcttaactacaaaaatatagaaacaactaagggaaaatgtttcccaactggGAATCGTACTCCAGCCTCCCAAATGGGAGTCAATTGAGTCAGgtaggtgagttaacctctacgccacaagCTGGCCACATTTtgtcttgtcattttttgaaagtCTTGaccggcactcatgatttactttcttgggccgcacaaaatgatgcagcgggccagatttggcccccgggccgtcactttgaaacaaaagtgtgattggttaaatgcttcaatatgaaaacacacatctggaagcagtgcaaccagtgggaaagcaatgaaaggaagctataagacaatttggaattatttcataagtattgatggacaaaatataatatatgagtcagatatttcttaggccagtaAAGATGGCCTTGAAGGCCCTTACGGCACACCACTGATAATATGTACTGTTTTACAGCCTCAAGACCACAAAACTCATGCCTATTCTACATCATCTTCCAAACATTGACGATGAGTTGGGAAGACAACCCGCCACTGGGAGCGCTGTAGGCAAGCCATCATCTTTTCCACTTACAACCGGATGTGGTTACGCCTATTGTTGACGTAGAAAATTTAACTAGGCGCATGCGCAATGATCATTCCTTTCCGGAAGTCATTCCAATGCTGATGGTCGGCGTGCACGCCAACGTGGTAAGAAATCAAGCGATTCACTGtcctaaatgtgtttttattacgctatctatatatttttcagcATTCAATTGAGCCTAAAACGCCAGCAAATATCTTAGTTTAATGCCAAGTTTAACAGATCGTCGATAGTTGGAAAAGTTTGGGCTTCTTTTCCCCACTCACTCTGTGCCGTATTGTACTAGTTAGCGTTAGCGACACGATTTGACTTTAAATGTATGTGgtccgttttctctccatttttgaatcgtgtagcaagactttaaatttaatttaacaacGCCGATACATCAACCGTCAGTTTTCTGGGTAAATGCTCTTCCTAGAATGGGATCCATAGGCACGATTTAGTTCCagttgtgttgtatgtaatgATAATTTTCATTGCGATGCTAAACACCCTTTCCCGATTtgtaaatgttcttttttttttttttttacaactaaaTATAACTTCTACAAAACTGTTAAGCCAACTTGCTCTTAGCTATTAatgtcagtctgtatatttaatcgtcTTGTCTGGACAAGGAAAAATTGCACTTAGCAATCACTAACTTAtgttcattctttatcttgatcgtttattacatttattgaaAGAGTTCTCTATCCTGTAATTGTTTGGTAACCCCCAAATACCTTGGTTAAATGAAGTTTTCCATGTTTAGCATCGTGATAAAACtaccccccacccaaaaaagttttttttttaaaaaactaagcctatctgttgaatctccagactctatatatgctaacttgtgcATCTTATTTCCTGTTTAGCACCAAGAACACTCTTGAGCCTGAGAGATCTTCCTTGCAGGTTGCCCGCTTGAAGATGAATCTTGCATCATATGGGGTCTCTgtacttctgaaaatccaaattaaataaaaacctaaatcgtcatcatgtttcactggccattcatttccactgctctttgactaaatgtttaaGGTAAGGATTTCAGTTAATGTTGGAGCAGGAATTCAAAGTGTTTATTCCcgcaagcttttttttctaaatgttattGTCTAAGTATATATAACTCCTAttctttttctaattttattttctgactCTATATACCCccagccttttttaaaattttcattttctgagtcaattcatcattttttttgccagctttaaatattttctgtttatataattggtttattttctaaatttatcACCAACTTTTTATCTAAGTATAACCcccacatttttatattttatttttataagttTGTACCACAAGCTTTCTAAATATTCCCATGACAACACCCTCAAAATTATTGtcagtgtttatcccccttctttttttaaaaaattctaagtatttatcccttttttatttaaattttttttctaaatgtttatcccgttttttatttattttttttttctaaatgtttatccccttttttgttaaatttttttttctaaatgtttatccccTTTTTtatagttaattttttttttctaagtgtttatccccttttttattgcttaatttttttttctaagtgtttatctcctttttttgtttaatttttttttccaagtgtttatctccttttttattgcttaattttttttctaagtgtttatctcctttttttgtttaattttttttctaagtgtttatctcctttttgtttaatttttttttctaagtgtttatcccctttttttgtttaattttttttctaagtgtttatccccttttttttgtttaatttttttaagtgtatatcccctttttttttgtttaatttttttttctaggtgtttatccccttttttattgtttaagtttttttctaagtgttcatcccttttttta
This window encodes:
- the LOC144211054 gene encoding uncharacterized protein LOC144211054, whose product is MLLLLLSKGFWGPSKLPLPQLFPAILLHIMQEVTWWAKQLAKSLYFCWGKISWREKKVQQVYMEYKFIRYTEMLCQLRRVAQHHPSVKGAEPACSSLGATTHSPGARALLSRPT